A genome region from Candidatus Hinthialibacter antarcticus includes the following:
- the murQ gene encoding N-acetylmuramic acid 6-phosphate etherase — MKRTPETMASLLTEQRNPRSEHIDRMSTREILQIIHEEDKIAVQAVEQALPQIEQAVEFIVAAFQNGGRLFYFGAGTSGRLGVLDASECPPTFGVDPTMVQGVIAGGWDALRRAVERAEDNPGDGAKAVIEHNIGENDVAVGIAASGLTPFVHGALDEAKQRGAKTAFVTCHSNPDHMPNVDVVIPLLVGPEVVTGSTRMKAGTVTKLALNMLTTTAMIRIGKVYRNLMVDLTATNFKLEDRSRRIISMLTDLSYDEAEALIKQANGRLKTALVMHYLGISREEAEQQITNRNGRIQDVISTNQ; from the coding sequence ATGAAGCGAACGCCGGAAACGATGGCATCGCTGTTGACTGAGCAACGCAACCCCCGTTCAGAACACATCGACAGAATGTCCACGCGCGAAATTCTACAAATCATCCATGAAGAAGATAAAATCGCCGTGCAAGCGGTTGAACAAGCGCTTCCCCAAATTGAGCAGGCGGTTGAGTTTATTGTTGCCGCATTTCAAAACGGCGGGCGTTTGTTCTATTTCGGCGCTGGAACCAGCGGGCGCCTCGGCGTGTTGGACGCGTCGGAATGTCCACCGACCTTTGGGGTCGATCCCACCATGGTACAGGGAGTCATCGCGGGTGGTTGGGACGCTCTGCGCCGCGCCGTCGAACGGGCGGAAGACAACCCCGGGGACGGCGCCAAAGCGGTCATCGAACACAACATCGGCGAGAATGACGTTGCGGTTGGAATCGCAGCCTCCGGGCTTACGCCGTTTGTGCATGGCGCGTTGGATGAAGCCAAACAACGCGGCGCCAAAACCGCATTCGTCACCTGCCACTCCAACCCCGACCACATGCCAAATGTTGATGTGGTAATTCCATTGCTGGTCGGGCCTGAAGTCGTAACCGGCTCCACACGCATGAAAGCGGGCACCGTCACCAAACTGGCGTTGAATATGCTCACCACCACCGCCATGATTCGCATTGGCAAGGTCTATCGAAACTTAATGGTTGACCTCACCGCCACCAATTTTAAACTGGAAGATCGCTCGCGTCGAATCATTTCCATGCTGACGGATTTATCTTATGACGAGGCCGAAGCGCTCATCAAACAGGCCAACGGTCGGCTTAAAACGGCGCTGGTCATGCACTATTTAGGCATCAGCCGCGAAGAGGCCGAACAACAAATTACGAATCGCAACGGTCGAATCCAAGATGTGATCTCAACAAACCAATGA
- a CDS encoding FliA/WhiG family RNA polymerase sigma factor yields MRYYDVIREKISSEEETRLWVEYTKNNDFDAREKLAEKYIHLVKYVINRMLSVSHIESEVLDYDDLYSCGVMGLLSAIDNFDPLREVKFVTYAIPRIKGSVIDELRSVDWIPRSLRQQVNKMQHAFVDLEKELQRPANETELAEKLEVDVRELHKLLHHASRAALLSLDEVLRISDDGTATRADVTPSPRIDDPRDQIQKDEIIELLTQAIENLPDKERLVVVMYYNDELTLREIGEVLGVTESRVCQLHTKAMLRLRGKLTAWQQDMTV; encoded by the coding sequence ATGCGCTATTACGATGTCATCCGCGAGAAAATTTCTTCGGAAGAAGAAACGCGCTTGTGGGTTGAATACACAAAAAATAACGACTTCGACGCGCGCGAAAAACTCGCGGAAAAGTATATCCACCTCGTCAAATACGTCATTAACCGTATGCTGAGCGTTTCGCACATCGAAAGCGAAGTGCTCGATTATGATGATTTATATTCCTGCGGCGTGATGGGGCTTCTCTCCGCCATTGATAATTTTGATCCATTACGCGAAGTCAAATTCGTCACTTACGCCATTCCACGAATCAAAGGTTCGGTCATTGATGAACTGCGTTCAGTGGATTGGATTCCCCGCTCGTTGCGGCAACAGGTCAACAAGATGCAACATGCCTTTGTTGACCTTGAAAAAGAACTACAACGCCCCGCCAATGAAACCGAATTAGCCGAAAAACTCGAAGTTGACGTTCGGGAGCTGCATAAACTGCTCCATCATGCGAGCCGCGCCGCTCTGCTCTCGTTGGATGAAGTCTTACGGATTTCCGACGACGGCACCGCAACCCGCGCTGACGTAACGCCCTCGCCGCGCATCGACGACCCGCGCGACCAGATTCAAAAAGACGAGATTATTGAACTGCTGACCCAAGCCATTGAAAATTTGCCTGATAAAGAACGACTTGTCGTCGTTATGTACTATAATGATGAGTTGACCTTACGCGAAATTGGCGAAGTCCTCGGCGTAACCGAATCGCGCGTGTGCCAGTTGCATACCAAGGCCATGTTGAGACTTCGGGGCAAACTGACCGCTTGGCAGCAAGATATGACGGTGTAG